The Setaria viridis chromosome 2, Setaria_viridis_v4.0, whole genome shotgun sequence DNA window CCTCCCCTGCTCGGCTTCGTCCCCCGCGGTCAAGATGGCTTCTACCCCGCGCAGCCGCCCTACCACTCCGCTCCGCtcgcgcgcgccgtcgccgacgccgccgactTCTCCTACTATTTCGTTCCCATTGGGCGATGGCTCAAACCCTGGCGTCCCCGCGATCTTCGCCAAGGCCGCGTCCTCCTCGAGTGCCTTCCCAAGTACGACGAGCGCTACCACTTCCACAGCGTTGTCTTCCTCAGCGACCTCGATCTCGCGGTGTGTGACCCCTTGCACCGGCGATACGTGCTGCTCCCTCCCGTACCACACAAGATAACAGCTCAGCACGGGCTCCTCGTTGATTTCGATGCGTTCCTTGCTCCCACCGACCAGGATGAGGAGGGGACGTCGTTCCAGGTGATCTGCACCGCGCGGAATGAAACTAATCTGTTTGCAATTGTCTTCTCTTCTGTCACTGGACATTGGTGCATCGCTGCGTCTCCCAGCTGGAGTTGTTTGGGCACTGAAGTGGCCTTTGACAAGTTGGCCTATCCCGATTATGCCAACGGCTGCTTCTACTGGACGCAGGACTGGTTTGGCAAGTTGCTTATGCTTGACGCCACCAAGATGGAGTTTTCAATTGTCAACAGCGTTCCGTCCAGCAACCTTATTGAGGGCAACATCAATTCAGGTATTGTAACGGGAGCAGAAGGACCACCTTTGATGTTCTTCTTTGGTACGCACAGTGAAGATGACTCATCTGATCTATTGCATATCACTAAGCTCGATAGCAGTGAACCTTCTGGGGAACAGCATTTGGAGAGAATTATACCATTGGCCAGAAAGTATAGGTATTCCATCTGTGGTGCGGTTGAGGGGTTCTTATTCCTTCATGGCTTTCCAGAAGGTCAGCACTCAGTACGCCGTCGTCGCCACTCTTGGAATGTTCCAAACAGAGAATATCTTTTGCTGGATGTCAAGACTTCTGAACTTAAGAAGGTCTGTGAGATGAAGCATGACTTCTTCAGTGTCCATGCCTACTTTGGCTTTCCACGGTCATTGTCAAAACCATGTATATGAAGTGGTAAGCTACGTTGCTGTTATACACTATGCTTGCTTGTAACTTTTTTTTCTGCAGATGTTGTTGATCGTATCATGTCAATAGTAagcttatttatttatattggTGGTGTTTCACAGACCTCAATTAGTAGAGGGGCTGAGTTGTGTCCAAATTATACCTCTCTCTCTTGTTATCAGCGTCCTGGTGCAGCTTGGCATCTGTTTCACCATTTTTTCTGTCCTTTTTCAACAATATTCTTGCATATGTAGCGAATAACAGAAAGCAACTTTTGACTACTAAAAGTACTTTATCCATCTGTTGTAGTGGAATACCCACCCCACATTTCAACTTTTGAAAATTCGCTTGATAAAACAATGGTTTCAGGAATCCAGAAGATGTTTGAAAAGAAATATAAGTTATTGACTTGTCCATTTCTGTCTTGGATTCTTATCTGAGAAAACTGATTTTTGTTAAAATATTTAGAATTGCAAAATTCTTATTGTTCTGAATCTCCATCATCACAAGCGACCTATTAGGTTATTGTTATCAGCGTCCTGGTGCAGCTTGGCATCTGTTTCACCATTTTTTCTATCCTTTTTTACAATATTCTTGCATATGTAGCGAATAAAAGAGAGCAACTTTTGACTACTAAAAGTATTTTATCCATCTGTTGTGGAATACCACCCCACAAATCAACTTTTGAAAATTCACTTGATAAAACACCAGTTTCAGGAATCCAGAAGATGTTTGAAAAGAAATATAAGTTATTGACTTTTCCATTTTCTGTCCTGGATTCTTATCTGAGAAAACTGATTTTTGTTAAGTATTAGAATTGTGAAATTCTTATTGTTctgcatctccatcatcacaaGCGACCTCTTAGGTTAGGAGCTGATATTTGTTCCTCCGAGTTTGTGAATATGTGCTTCATGTTTTGATGTGTTttccatgttttttttaaaataaagtgTTGTTGTATGTTGGATGATATTTTTTATAAGAAGAAGGGGTTGTGGAGCTTCTCCCAACCTGGTTTAGTTTCTCAAATGGGGCTATTAAATATCAATAGTACATCTCATCGCATTCAACTAAGTGTAAGGTGGGGGAAAAATAGTAAATGGGAGGAGACATGAGACATCATTACTAACGGGGAGTCCTGTATAGAGGATAATAGTTTGATTGTTTATTCATATATCTAAATTAGAAAACTTAAAATGTGATTCAGATTTGATAGAATATCTATTGCTTTTCCCAGGGCTGTGGTTCCTTAGTAATTTCTTTATTTAGTCATTTTACTGAGTGTCAAATATTTTTCGTGGGCCATGTTGAAGCGCATGATCCTTTAATTTTTGGACTTATAGTTGGCAGAATTTGTGTTGAAGTAAATGCTGGAGGCTGTCTGTGTATTTGTTCAAGGAGTTTGAGTTGAGTCCAGACTCTAAACTTGTACCATGCAAAGTTTAGTCTCCCTTATTACCTTTATTACTCTCATTCATAATATGTGACAATTGACAACTACGATTATGTGCCAAGATGGTTCAAATGCTGGAACTTTAGGCTATTCAAGGCACATTTAAGCCTAACTCTAGTTGGTCCTATTTGAGATACATACATGTTTGTATACACTGCGCTCTAAGCTGAGCTTGgctcattttagttttttttttactcaaAACTAAG harbors:
- the LOC117842874 gene encoding uncharacterized protein isoform X2 gives rise to the protein MASPPPLLTLTDELLEEIFLRLPGPTDLARASTACASFHRVITDRAFLRRFRGIHPPPLLGFVPRGQDGFYPAQPPYHSAPLARAVADAADFSYYFVPIGRWLKPWRPRDLRQGRVLLECLPKYDERYHFHSVVFLSDLDLAVCDPLHRRYVLLPPVPHKITAQHGLLVDFDAFLAPTDQDEEGTSFQVICTARNETNLFAIVFSSVTGHWCIAASPSWSCLGTEVAFDKLAYPDYANGCFYWTQDWFGKLLMLDATKMEFSIVNSVPSSNLIEGNINSAR
- the LOC117842874 gene encoding uncharacterized protein isoform X1, with the protein product MASPPPLLTLTDELLEEIFLRLPGPTDLARASTACASFHRVITDRAFLRRFRGIHPPPLLGFVPRGQDGFYPAQPPYHSAPLARAVADAADFSYYFVPIGRWLKPWRPRDLRQGRVLLECLPKYDERYHFHSVVFLSDLDLAVCDPLHRRYVLLPPVPHKITAQHGLLVDFDAFLAPTDQDEEGTSFQVICTARNETNLFAIVFSSVTGHWCIAASPSWSCLGTEVAFDKLAYPDYANGCFYWTQDWFGKLLMLDATKMEFSIVNSVPSSNLIEGNINSGIVTGAEGPPLMFFFGTHSEDDSSDLLHITKLDSSEPSGEQHLERIIPLARKYRYSICGAVEGFLFLHGFPEGQHSVRRRRHSWNVPNREYLLLDVKTSELKKVCEMKHDFFSVHAYFGFPRSLSKPCI